Part of the Paraburkholderia sp. HP33-1 genome, CAATAGAAGCTGCAGCCAGCGATGCCAATGACGCCGGCGACCGACGAGAAATTCACAATATGGCCGCGTTTACGCTCACGAAAGTGCGGCAGCACCGCGCGTATCACATTGACCGTGCCGAAGACGTTGGTATCGAAAAGTTGGCGCGCCTCCGCGTCGGAAACCTCTTCCAACGCGCCAAACAGGCCATAGCCGGCATTGTTGACGAGTATATCGATGGCGCCAGTACGCTTCAGTGCGTGCGCAACGGCGCGGGGCACTGCTGCCGTATCGGTGACATCGAGTAGAACGCAGTGCGCGCGGCCAGGCGCGAGATTCTCAAACGGAGCGATTTGCGCGTCATTGCGTACAGTGCCGACCACGGTATCGCCGCGAGCGAGAACCGCCTCGGCAAGAGAACGGCCGAAGCCGGAAGAAACACCGGTGATAAACCACACGGATGGACTTGTCATTTGCTGATTCATCGTTGAGTAGGTACTGTGGATTTCGCGAGAGGTGAATTCATCTGGCGGTGCGAGCCTCAGTCATGTCTGCGACCTCTCCGCGGACATAGGCGTCGATCGTTCCGGCGCAAGAGAGCTTGTCGTCACCGCCGGGCAAGTCCTTGTAGCGGACGACGTCGAGGATGATGGGCGTGCGCACGCCGTCAATGCCATGACCAAACTCAACGGCGACCTTGTCGCCGCTTATGACGCCGCCCCAGCGACCATCCGCCAGCAAGTCGATCATCGCGAGCCGCCCCTCGACGACGCC contains:
- a CDS encoding oxidoreductase, with the translated sequence MTSPSVWFITGVSSGFGRSLAEAVLARGDTVVGTVRNDAQIAPFENLAPGRAHCVLLDVTDTAAVPRAVAHALKRTGAIDILVNNAGYGLFGALEEVSDAEARQLFDTNVFGTVNVIRAVLPHFRERKRGHIVNFSSVAGVIGIAGCSFYCASKHAIEGLSESLAQELHPFGIGVTLVEPGGFRTNFAGGSLKWSGNELPEYSETVGKMRRYMSSYHGTQTGDPAKAAEAIVRAVLADAPPLRLPLGLDAVDVVRKKLGVIQDNLETWLEVSSSTNFDQ